CGTTGTCAAGGTTGGGTAGTATTTTCTCGTATACACTCGAAAATCTCCACCCTCCCCTTGACAAGAGGAAGTAAATGGATAAGTATGATTTTCTCAAAAGTGTTGCATTTAATATTGCAATTTAGATTTAAAAATTTTTTAAAAAATTTTTAAAAAATGGGTTGACTGTAATTGGAATTATTGGTAATATAAATACGGAGTCTATGTCGAATTTTGTATTTATATAATGGAGGGAGAAAATGATGAAATCAACAGGAATTGTAAGAAAAGTAGATGAATTAGGAAGGGTGGTTATTCCAATCGAGCTTAGGCGCACACTTGGAATAGAGCAAAAAGATGCCCTTGAAATTTATGTAGACGGAGAACAAATAATACTTAAAAAGTACCAACCTGCTTGTATTTTCTGTGAAGATGCAAGGGATGTACAGGTTTACAAAGGCAAAAACATCTGCAAAAATTGCCTTGCAGAGCTTAAAGAAAAGGACATATAATTATTAAACATCTAAATTCGACATTTTTCTACAAAAGCAGCGAAAATCGCTGCTTTTTTATTTATCTTTTATATCCGAAATTCCAATTCCGTATTTATAAACCTGGCTTTTAGGAATCCCCCTATCCTTAGCCACCCTCTTTATTGCATCCTTCTTGCTAATACCCATGGATATGTAATCCTTTATATGCTCCTCTATGCTTATATCATCAAAAGAATTTTCTTTAGTATCCTCTGCCCCTTCTATTACCAGAACAAATTCACCCTTAGGCGGTTTTTGACTGAAATACTCTAGTGTACCTTCAATATCCATCCTAAGCACTTCTTCATATACTTTTGTAAGCTCCCTTACTACTGCAATCGGCCGATTCCCAAGCATATCCTTCAGATCCTTTAATGTCCTTAAAAGCCTATGTGGGGCTTCGTATAGTATAATGGTCCGTTTTTCGTCCCTTATCTCTTCTAGACGAGTTTTTCGCTCTTTTTTATCTACAGATAAAAAACCCTCAAACACAAATCTATCTGTAGGCAGCCCTGATAGCACCAAAGCGCTTATACCTGCACTAGCACCAGGTATTATGGTAGTAGATACCCCATTTTCATATGCCATGATATTTAGGTCATACCCTGGATCAGATATACCGGGCATCCCTGCATCGGTGACCAAGGCCACATTATAGCCATCCTTCAAAAGTTCTACTATATGCTCTCCGCTTTTTTGTTTGTTATGCTCATGATAACTTATAAGGGGCTTTTGTATATCAAAATAGTTAAGTAGCTTTATGGTACGACGGGTATCCTCAGCTGCTATATAATCAACCATCTTCAATACCTTTAAAGCCCTAAGTGTTATATCATCAAGATTGCCTATGGGAGTTGCACATAGGTATAGCATTCCTTTACTGCTGTCCATTATAATTCACCTTGCTTTTCATATCTATTCCATATATTTTGCACAATTGAGGTGTATAGTTGCCCTCCTCATCATATATAAAAAGGGGCGGGAGGCAGTCAATAGATGGTTTACCTCCAAGTATACCTTCTATAAGCACCAAACTTGGAGGCTTCGACTGATTTTTATGCACCATCTGTATGCGTTTGGGCTCAATATTGTACTCACGCATTCCACATACTATATCAATAAGTCTATCTGGCCTATGAACCATAGAAAATCTCCCGCCAAACCGCAAAAGGCGACTAGCTGCTGATATTACATCCTTAAGCGTGCATAATATTTCATGGCGGGCTATAGCCTTTTTATCATTTGGGTTTACTATGCCACTGCCTACCTTTTTGTATGGTGGATTGGATACCACCACATCAAAGCTACCAGCTTCCAAATATGCGTGGGCAATCTTTATGTCACCTTCCGATATATCCACCCTATCCTCAAGTTCATTTAACGCTACACTACGTCTAGCCATATCCACCATATCATGCTGTATCTCTATTCCACGTATATACCTAGCATTGGTTTTGCCGCATAGCAATATGGGTATTATCCCCGTCCCAGTCCCTAGATCAGCCACCATATCGCCGCTATTTACCCTTGCAAATGATGATAGGAGTATGGCATCGGTACCAAAGCAAAACTTTGACTTATCCTGTATTATCCTAAGCCCTTTGAGTTGCAAATCATCTATTCTTTCCCCATCTTTCATTATCAATTCCATAGTTAGTTTTTACTCCTGTGCAAGTTTTATAAAGGCCTCCATCTGTTTCTTATCAATGAAGGGACCTACTCTAACATATCGAATAGTACCCTCTTTGTCAATAATAAATGTGGTAGGTATACCGGAGAGAGGATATATTTGATTATACCTTTGGGCTATATGACTATCCTCATCAAGTAATACAGGGAAGGTGTATTTTTGCCTTTCAATAAATTTAGACACGCCACCTTTAGCCCGTTTAACATCGTCTCCCCCTTTCAATTCTATATTTGTAGAACTTATTGCTAAGACTGCTGCATCCTTATCTACATATTCATGATGCAATTCCTGCATATGTGGCATTTCTGCCTTACAGGGAGGACACCATGTCGCCCAGAAATTTAAAAATACTACCTTGCCATTATAATCGGATAATTTAACGATATTACCTTCCAAATCCTTCAGTTCAAAATCCTCGATAGGCTCATCTATCACAAGATAGTCATACCCTTCTAAAAGATCTGCAGTATCTTTATTATCGTTATCCTGCTGGTCTAGTTCCATATCTTTATCCCTATTATCCTTTTTCCCAGAAGTACACGCTATAAGCCCCATCATCACCACTATAATCATTAACATTATAAAAAACTTTGTATGCTTTTTCATGAATAGATCACCTCTCATATATTTCGTTAAATTATGCCAATAAGCATCAGCACCCCTAATAATATAAGTACAATGCCGCTTATAAGCTTTATGGTACCCATATATTTATATAATCCCCTTATATGCCCCCATATAATATCGAGCATTAAAGCGATCAGGATAAAGGGGAGCGCAAGTCCAAGTGCATATACAGCCAAAAGACCCATTCCGAAAGAAACGGTAGCAGCATTTCCTGCCATTATAAGCACAGATGCAAGTAGTGGTCCTACACAGGGTGTCCAACCAATGGAAAAGACCAATCCCATTAAAAATGAGGAAGCAAAGCTTATACCCTTTGGCATCACATTTAAACGCTTTTCATAGTTTAAAAATGGTATAGGCACCAGACCGGACTGAAAAACGCCAAAAAATATTACAATAATACCACCTATCTTTGATATTACATATCGATGTTGCTGCAAAAATCTGCCTACAGATGTGGCCACAGCCCCTAAAACGATAAACATCAATGAAAAACCTGCTACAAATCCTATGGAGTTTATAATAAGCCTCTTACGACCTTGAGCATCATCTATAATATCCTGAGCCGACTGCCCTGCCAAATAAGTAATATACGCAGGTATAAGCGGAAGTATACATGGAGATAGAAAAGATGCCAAGCCCTCAAAAAAAACAGCGACAAAAGTTAGACTTCCTTTCATTAGCAAACCTCCCAGTTAATATTTTCCATACAAATATGCGTATTGTTCTTCTCTTCCATTATGTTATAATAAATTGATTGGAGGAAATACATCATGGACAAAGTAACTATTTTTTGCATATTGTGTATATGGATTTCGCCATTTACTGCTCCAATTGCAGTTATAATCTTTTTTAAGTCATTTATAAACCAGTTATGGAGTGGTAACACAAAAATTATTGTAAATTCATCGTTCTTTGCCCCAGGCATGCTATTTTTGGCATCCAGTCTGTTGGGAGCAATAATATGTAAAAATTACATAAATATAATAGCCACCCTAATTATAATATTAGCCTATATCATATTTGGCGTATATGTAGAATATTCTCTAAAGGAAAATCAAATTATTCCCCTTATAAAAATTATGATTTTCCTAAGCTTTATAAGTGCCATAATAGGGTTTCTACAAAAGGCATTTATCTCTCTAGTACAGGATCGTATAATATCTACGTTTTATAATGCAAATTATTATGCCTACATCTTGGAAATAATATTTATACTGACTTTAAGTATCTACCCCCATATTAAATCTAGAAATGAAAAGTTAATTATGTGGGTAATAAATCTTCTAAATATAGTTGCCCTATACCTTACCGGCTGTCGTACTGCCATATTTGCCGTTGCAGTAGCTATTATATTTTATTTTGTGATCACTAAAAATCGCACCTTTATCATATTTACTGCATGTATGCTTTTTGCAGGACTAATAAGTATATATATAAACCCAAATTTAATTCCTAGGTTCAGCGTAATTGGTAAAAATATTGATCAGCGTAGGCTTTACTGGAATGTAGCCATAATAGGCATAAAGGAAAATCCATTATGGGGGCGGGGCTTTTTATCATTTCTATGGTTTGCACCGAAATACGGAGTATATGCCCCCCACTCACATAATATGTACTTAAATCTTTGGCTTGAATTTGGCATCTTAGGCATAGTATCTATAATTTGGATGTTTGGACGTGTCATAAAGAGCTGCCTTTTCTGCATAAAAAATAGCAGCTACCCGCAAATTGGGGCAGCTGTACTCTCTATACTTGTAGCCTCCCTTATACATGGCATTACCGATATCACCATGATAGGAGCTCAAACATCCCTTATATTTCTGACAGTAATAGTAATACCTTTTGTGATAGAAAAGGCAACAAAATCACCTGGCCCCTTGTCCAGTGAAAACGACACCAATAGTACGCCATAATATCCATATATCCTCTTTAAATGACAGGCGTTCTATATACTTTAGATCATATTCCACCGTCTCACCAAGGGTAAGCTCACCCCGCCCCATTACCTGGGCTAGCCCTGTAATTCCCGGCTTTACATTCAACCTCTGCCTATGATAACCGGTATATCTATAAACCACTTCAAAAATCTCCGGGCGGGGGCCTATGAGACTCATATCACCCTTTATTACATTCCATAGCTGGGGCAGCTCATCTAAACTCGTTCTGCGAAGGAATGCACCTACCCCCGTTATCCTACCGTCATCCTCGCTTTGAAATATAAATTCATCCAGTTTTTCCTGATCTATATTGAGTTTAAATCCCCTATCAGCACCCATTGTCATAGTACGAAATTTATATATTATAAATGGATTGCCATAAAGCCCTGCCCTTTTTTGCTTGAATATAACAGTCCCTTGAGAATCACATTTTATTATTATACCAATTATGATCATAATCGGAAGTAAAATTATAAATACAGGTATAGCAATTAACAGATCAAAGATTCTCTTGCCAATTCGCACATAAAATCCCGGTTCAGGCCCTTTTCCCATATTTTTCTGCGATGTCTCTAACGGCATCAATGACATAGCAAACATCCTCCTGTGTCATCTTGGGATATAAAGGCAGAGAAATTATACGCCTGTATATATCTTCTGCTACTGGAAAATCTCCCGCCTTATAGCCATACCTATCCCTGTAATATGGATGAAGGTGAATAGGAATAAAGTGCACGCTAACCCCTATATTTCTTGCCTTTAGCTCCTCTATAAAGGCATTCCGATCTATATTTAGACTATCCTCATTTATACGTATCACATACAAATGCCATGCATGGCGTCCATAATTCTTTACATAAGGCACCTCTATAGCATCCATGTCTCCAAATGCATCGTTATACATCCTAGCATACAACTCCCGCCTCTTCTGAAACTCCTCCAATCTATCTAGTTGATGTAGTCCTAGAGAGGCCTGTATATCGGTCATATTATACTTATAACCCGGATATTCTACCTCATAATACCATGATCCAGTATCCGAATACCTATTCCATGCATTCCTGCTCATTCCATGGAGGCTCATAACCCTTGCCCGTTCTGCCAGTTCATCATCATCGGTAACTAACATGCCACCCTCTCCGGTAGTAATATTCTTAGTGGCATAGAAACTAAAGGATGTAGTATTACCTATAGTACCTATATTTTTTCCCCTATAGGTTGTATATAATGCATGGGCTGCATCCTCTGATACAAAAAGATTATGACGCTTTGCTATATACATTATATCGTCCATATCGCATGCCTGACCTGCATAATGTACAGGCACAATGGCCTTTGTCCGGTCCGTTATTTTCTCCTCTAGCTTGTTTGGATCCATATTTCCAGTTAGAGGATCCACATCCACCAATACCGGCCTTGCACCAGTGTGTATTATAGTATTTGCAGATGAAGCAAATGTAAGGGTGCTTGTTATAACCTCATCTCCCGAACCTATCCCTGCAGATAAAAGGGCCAAGTGCAATCCTGCAGTACATGAATTTAATGCTATTGCATTTTTGCAGCCTATAAACTCACAAAATTTTTTCTCCAGCTTGTCCGTTTTAGGTCCCTTGCTAATCCAACCAGATTTTAATGTATCCACTACTTCATCTATCTCCTGCTGCCCTATTGTTGGAAGGGCATATGGCAAAAAATCATCACGTTTTCTAAAATTATTCACTCTTTTATTCCTCCATATATGCTATCTTTCCTCATCTAGTTAAACCATTATGCTTATCAGATTGCATGCCTCGCCCCTGCATTACACAAAAACGCCAAAGTCCATCTAAAAAGCCTAGTCCATAGCTAAAATGCAGTATGAAAAAGGCAAATATAAGCATAAAAAAATATTTCCAGCCTTCCCTTGTGCATATAATGGACGCAGATATAATATTCCCCATCCCATAGCTTATACATATTAAAAACAATAACCACCTAAAGGGCGTATAAAAAAAGGATATAAAAGCACTCACTAAAAGTCCCATCACAAATGCCATAGGTATAAGGCTTCTCAAACTAGGCACCTGATGATGCTTTTTTATCACCTTTACCTTCCAAAAACCATATTGATAATACTGTTTCCACAGCTTTCCAAAGGAGGACCGGGTATAATAAAACGATCTTATAAAAGGACTTAAAAGTATCTTACCTCCCGATTTTACAAGGCGGAAATTAAGCTCATCATCTTGATTTCTTACAAGCTCCTCATCAAATAGCCCTATCCGTTCAAACACCTCCCGCCTATATGCTCCAAATGCCAACGTATCCACAAGCTGTTCCTCCTTGGAATACCTAAACTTAGCATTTCCTACCCCAAATGGTGAACTCATGGCAAGGGATATGGCCTGGGACTTATAATCCTCATTTATACTCTCAATAGGGCCACCTACACAATCTATATAGGGCTTCTTATTTAGAATATCTACTGCATTTTTAACAAAATCCCTATCCATATAGCTATGCCCGTCCATACGTATTATAATATCACCCAAAGACCTTCGTATGCCTATATTCATGGCAGTTGGAGCAGTCTTTTTAGGATTATCCAACAAACTCACGTTAGAAAACTTAGTCAGATATTCATCTTGTATTATCCCCCTTGTATTATCATCGGACATACCGTCAATTACCAATATCTCCATACATTCACGGGGATAATCCTGGGACAATATGGAGTCTAAACACTCCCTTATATGCACCTCTTCATTCCTAATGGGTACTATCACCGATACCTTCATGCTGTCCCTCCTTTATAAGCCTTTCATACACCGATAAAAGCACATACTCCTGGTCATACCAACTGTATTTTTTTTCATATGCCCGCCTGGATTTTAACCCCATATTATATAGACGTTCAGGTACCCTTAAAAGTTCTGTTATCGTCATTCCTATATCCCTAGGATCAACAGGATTTACTACTACTCCACAATCATCTCCCTCTACTATAGATCTCCAAAGTGGAAAATCGGAGCATACTACAGGTAATCCCGCAGCCATGTATTCAAACATCTTAACAGGCAGCGAAGTAATATACTGCTCTGCCGGCTTTAAACATACCAAGCCCATATGACTGTCATTTAAATAGTCATATATCCTGTCATGTCCTACCCTGCCAGTAAAGGCTACATTGCGGTCATGAGCCAGTGACCTTATCTCATCCTCAAAGGCGTCCTCATCAAAACTTCCAACCAATAGCAACCGCACATTTCTATCACTCTCTATATAATCCATAGCCTCTACCAATTCTTTTATACCACGTACCCTGGTAAGGGCCCCTACATATATAAGCTGTATGTCTCCATCGAACTTTTTTGCACCATTAAAAGGCACATCCAATGGATAATTACGCACAAGATATGTCATATCTCTAGGAAATTTTTTTGCAATATCATCCGTTACCGTTATTATCGCATCAAACTTTGGTGATACCTTCCTTTCAAAGTTTCTAAATTTCCTGCCTATGCGCCTTCGTCTATGCTCTTTTATCCAGAATTTTGACAAAATGGCCTTTTCATAATCCTCATGCACATCATATATTACCTTTTTATCAGTCCATTTTTTGATCAGCATGCCCACAGGCAATAACTCAGGGTCATGAAAATGCACCACTTCCGCCCTGCTCCTTAAGGATACACCCAAAAGCCTTACTATATTCTTAATACGTCTCTTTCTGCTTTTAAACTCTGGTAGACCAAATACATCCACATCATTGTATCTATTTCTCTTAAACGGTGCTACAGCATATAGCTGCACATTATATACCTTAGAGAGTGATACTGCCTCCTTATGAAGTAATCTCGGGTCGTCCCATGGATGCACTGAGCTCATCATGAGCACTTTAGGCCTTGACAACCTATCATACAGCTCAAGTAGCCTTTGCTGTTCCTGTTCCCAGCTATATACACCCTTCGTTCGCTCTACATTCTCCTTATAATGGGTATATCTATCTAACACATCATTTAAGGCCCTACCCATATCCTCAGGATCATCAGGATCAAAGACCTCACCTATATCATGTCCCTTTACTATCTTAGACATCTCTGGAAAATCACTGCTACATACGGGTATGCCCGATAATATATACTCAAACAGCTTATTTGGCAGACAATAATAATAACTAAGACATACATTCTCTATAGGTGATACTCCTATATCTGCCGAAGCAGTATATAAAAGCACCTCCCCCGGAGGTACTGCCTCCTTAAAATATATCTTATCCAATAGTCCAAGATCTCTTGCAGATGATTTTAATTCAGAGATAATATTACCTCGTCCCATCAATACTAATACAGCCCCATCTACATATGACATAGCCTTTACCAGATTAAACAGTCCCCTCCCCTTGGTCATGTTTCCCTGGTATATGATTATCCGCCTATCCTTAGGGATACCAAACTCCTGCCTTAATAGATCGCTCTTCCCTATAGACATACTAATTGGCACATTCTTCACTACCACCGGAGGTGCCACATCATAGAGTTTTGATAGATAATCAGATATGGATTTGCATACGGTTATAGTCCCATCTGCCTTTTTTATAAGACCTTTTTCCATGTTAATACCCATATCTAAAAACAGCTTTGGCATGCCCATCTTATGCACAGGATCACTCCATAGCTCATGGGAATCATATACAAGCTCTGCCCCTGTACGTTTTGCTACTCCCCTGCCTATGGGGAGGGTATTTAGATCATGACAATGTACTATATTAGGATGCCATTTTATTATCCTGTGTCTTGACCTGTTCCAAAATTCTATATATTTAAACGCCTGCATGGCGGGGTTTTTAGACCAACTACGGGTTCTAAGTGGTATCCTCTCTACTTCAAACCCCTCCATCTCTTCCTGTTGTAAAAGCCCCTCACCCCATAAGGCAAATACCTTTACCTTATATCCGGCATTTTTAAGGGCCGAAGCCTCCTTTATAACCCGTGAATCATTCCTGAATTCGTTTAAAACTATCATTGCTACCCTTTTGGGCATGATCCTTTTCCTCCATATAGTCCTGATTTTTAAGTAGCTCTGCTTCTGGCACAGGTCTTAACTTTTTAGCCGGATTGCCCGTATATACCATTCCACTGTCTGCATCATGGGTAAGAACACTCCCTGCCCCTACAAATCCATCTGCACCTATGACCTTTCCTGGCAATATGGTAGCCTGGGCGCCGATTCTGCCCCCCTGCTCTACAGTTACTCCTCTATAATATTTAGATCTGTCCTTGGTACGCCCTGCAAAGTTATCATTTGAGGTTACCACCCCCGGCGCTACAAACACATGATCTTCTATA
This window of the Xylanivirga thermophila genome carries:
- a CDS encoding AbrB/MazE/SpoVT family DNA-binding domain-containing protein; translation: MKSTGIVRKVDELGRVVIPIELRRTLGIEQKDALEIYVDGEQIILKKYQPACIFCEDARDVQVYKGKNICKNCLAELKEKDI
- the rsmI gene encoding 16S rRNA (cytidine(1402)-2'-O)-methyltransferase codes for the protein MDSSKGMLYLCATPIGNLDDITLRALKVLKMVDYIAAEDTRRTIKLLNYFDIQKPLISYHEHNKQKSGEHIVELLKDGYNVALVTDAGMPGISDPGYDLNIMAYENGVSTTIIPGASAGISALVLSGLPTDRFVFEGFLSVDKKERKTRLEEIRDEKRTIILYEAPHRLLRTLKDLKDMLGNRPIAVVRELTKVYEEVLRMDIEGTLEYFSQKPPKGEFVLVIEGAEDTKENSFDDISIEEHIKDYISMGISKKDAIKRVAKDRGIPKSQVYKYGIGISDIKDK
- a CDS encoding tRNA1(Val) (adenine(37)-N6)-methyltransferase, whose protein sequence is MELIMKDGERIDDLQLKGLRIIQDKSKFCFGTDAILLSSFARVNSGDMVADLGTGTGIIPILLCGKTNARYIRGIEIQHDMVDMARRSVALNELEDRVDISEGDIKIAHAYLEAGSFDVVVSNPPYKKVGSGIVNPNDKKAIARHEILCTLKDVISAASRLLRFGGRFSMVHRPDRLIDIVCGMREYNIEPKRIQMVHKNQSKPPSLVLIEGILGGKPSIDCLPPLFIYDEEGNYTPQLCKIYGIDMKSKVNYNGQQ
- a CDS encoding peroxiredoxin family protein; this encodes MKKHTKFFIMLMIIVVMMGLIACTSGKKDNRDKDMELDQQDNDNKDTADLLEGYDYLVIDEPIEDFELKDLEGNIVKLSDYNGKVVFLNFWATWCPPCKAEMPHMQELHHEYVDKDAAVLAISSTNIELKGGDDVKRAKGGVSKFIERQKYTFPVLLDEDSHIAQRYNQIYPLSGIPTTFIIDKEGTIRYVRVGPFIDKKQMEAFIKLAQE
- a CDS encoding cytochrome c biogenesis CcdA family protein, coding for MKGSLTFVAVFFEGLASFLSPCILPLIPAYITYLAGQSAQDIIDDAQGRKRLIINSIGFVAGFSLMFIVLGAVATSVGRFLQQHRYVISKIGGIIVIFFGVFQSGLVPIPFLNYEKRLNVMPKGISFASSFLMGLVFSIGWTPCVGPLLASVLIMAGNAATVSFGMGLLAVYALGLALPFILIALMLDIIWGHIRGLYKYMGTIKLISGIVLILLGVLMLIGII
- a CDS encoding O-antigen ligase family protein is translated as MDKVTIFCILCIWISPFTAPIAVIIFFKSFINQLWSGNTKIIVNSSFFAPGMLFLASSLLGAIICKNYINIIATLIIILAYIIFGVYVEYSLKENQIIPLIKIMIFLSFISAIIGFLQKAFISLVQDRIISTFYNANYYAYILEIIFILTLSIYPHIKSRNEKLIMWVINLLNIVALYLTGCRTAIFAVAVAIIFYFVITKNRTFIIFTACMLFAGLISIYINPNLIPRFSVIGKNIDQRRLYWNVAIIGIKENPLWGRGFLSFLWFAPKYGVYAPHSHNMYLNLWLEFGILGIVSIIWMFGRVIKSCLFCIKNSSYPQIGAAVLSILVASLIHGITDITMIGAQTSLIFLTVIVIPFVIEKATKSPGPLSSENDTNSTP
- a CDS encoding sugar transferase, with product MSLMPLETSQKNMGKGPEPGFYVRIGKRIFDLLIAIPVFIILLPIMIIIGIIIKCDSQGTVIFKQKRAGLYGNPFIIYKFRTMTMGADRGFKLNIDQEKLDEFIFQSEDDGRITGVGAFLRRTSLDELPQLWNVIKGDMSLIGPRPEIFEVVYRYTGYHRQRLNVKPGITGLAQVMGRGELTLGETVEYDLKYIERLSFKEDIWILWRTIGVVFTGQGAR
- a CDS encoding DegT/DnrJ/EryC1/StrS family aminotransferase — translated: MNNFRKRDDFLPYALPTIGQQEIDEVVDTLKSGWISKGPKTDKLEKKFCEFIGCKNAIALNSCTAGLHLALLSAGIGSGDEVITSTLTFASSANTIIHTGARPVLVDVDPLTGNMDPNKLEEKITDRTKAIVPVHYAGQACDMDDIMYIAKRHNLFVSEDAAHALYTTYRGKNIGTIGNTTSFSFYATKNITTGEGGMLVTDDDELAERARVMSLHGMSRNAWNRYSDTGSWYYEVEYPGYKYNMTDIQASLGLHQLDRLEEFQKRRELYARMYNDAFGDMDAIEVPYVKNYGRHAWHLYVIRINEDSLNIDRNAFIEELKARNIGVSVHFIPIHLHPYYRDRYGYKAGDFPVAEDIYRRIISLPLYPKMTQEDVCYVIDAVRDIAEKYGKRA
- a CDS encoding glycosyltransferase family 2 protein — its product is MKVSVIVPIRNEEVHIRECLDSILSQDYPRECMEILVIDGMSDDNTRGIIQDEYLTKFSNVSLLDNPKKTAPTAMNIGIRRSLGDIIIRMDGHSYMDRDFVKNAVDILNKKPYIDCVGGPIESINEDYKSQAISLAMSSPFGVGNAKFRYSKEEQLVDTLAFGAYRREVFERIGLFDEELVRNQDDELNFRLVKSGGKILLSPFIRSFYYTRSSFGKLWKQYYQYGFWKVKVIKKHHQVPSLRSLIPMAFVMGLLVSAFISFFYTPFRWLLFLICISYGMGNIISASIICTREGWKYFFMLIFAFFILHFSYGLGFLDGLWRFCVMQGRGMQSDKHNGLTR
- a CDS encoding glycosyltransferase family 4 protein gives rise to the protein MPKRVAMIVLNEFRNDSRVIKEASALKNAGYKVKVFALWGEGLLQQEEMEGFEVERIPLRTRSWSKNPAMQAFKYIEFWNRSRHRIIKWHPNIVHCHDLNTLPIGRGVAKRTGAELVYDSHELWSDPVHKMGMPKLFLDMGINMEKGLIKKADGTITVCKSISDYLSKLYDVAPPVVVKNVPISMSIGKSDLLRQEFGIPKDRRIIIYQGNMTKGRGLFNLVKAMSYVDGAVLVLMGRGNIISELKSSARDLGLLDKIYFKEAVPPGEVLLYTASADIGVSPIENVCLSYYYCLPNKLFEYILSGIPVCSSDFPEMSKIVKGHDIGEVFDPDDPEDMGRALNDVLDRYTHYKENVERTKGVYSWEQEQQRLLELYDRLSRPKVLMMSSVHPWDDPRLLHKEAVSLSKVYNVQLYAVAPFKRNRYNDVDVFGLPEFKSRKRRIKNIVRLLGVSLRSRAEVVHFHDPELLPVGMLIKKWTDKKVIYDVHEDYEKAILSKFWIKEHRRRRIGRKFRNFERKVSPKFDAIITVTDDIAKKFPRDMTYLVRNYPLDVPFNGAKKFDGDIQLIYVGALTRVRGIKELVEAMDYIESDRNVRLLLVGSFDEDAFEDEIRSLAHDRNVAFTGRVGHDRIYDYLNDSHMGLVCLKPAEQYITSLPVKMFEYMAAGLPVVCSDFPLWRSIVEGDDCGVVVNPVDPRDIGMTITELLRVPERLYNMGLKSRRAYEKKYSWYDQEYVLLSVYERLIKEGQHEGIGDSTH